A section of the Engraulis encrasicolus isolate BLACKSEA-1 chromosome 8, IST_EnEncr_1.0, whole genome shotgun sequence genome encodes:
- the si:ch1073-429i10.1 gene encoding delta(14)-sterol reductase TM7SF2, whose translation MNGHAHLNGVTGSTATQCHRNEEELEKDAVNRPHDKMEEEEEEAWSNARIVRVCMMMTPLVMLLYEGCRPAEARWASMPSCDWTTLLGDITKLSSDWPALPCDITMPFWDWTMLLVVCVYTVMQGALYYLPFGEVEHRGKDKDGNALKYNCNGLHAFVLSSAVLVGMWSGGVFKAQEVTANIYSLMWASYLCSLLMASLLYLHSSPHSGKVLHQRSNPRKATGPDGGVSNRTLKMCAEDLAQPFQRLFQWSIDTGSSIRAFALGQDINHRVFGINMKHFFMVRIGFMGWGMVVICYLLAELEKDGVVSLPMLLVVTFQLLYILDFLVDEASVLPTKEFTQDGIGFLMIQGEYIYIPFYSSSAPYFLLQRPGAISLPAALLICLLYGLGFIMYYISNDQKDRFRKDPSDPTIAGLKTIASPSGQDLLVSSWFGWVRHPNYLGDIMMTWAWTLPCGFSSVLPYVPALLCTNLLRERALEMEEGCEEKHGEAWREYCRKVPYQLIPHVY comes from the exons ATGAATGGACACGCTCATTTAAATGGG GTCACAGGAAGCACcgcaacacaatgtcacagaaatGAGGAAGAGCTGGAGAAAGATGCTGTGAATCGCCCTCATgacaagatggaggaagaggaagaggaagcatgGAGCAATGCCC GTATAGTTCGAGTGTGCATGATGATGACCCCCTTAGTGATGCTGCTGTATGAAGGCTGTCGACCTGCGGAGGCTCGCTGGGCCAGTATGCCATCCTGTGATTGGACAACGCTGCTGGGTGACATCACCAAGCTTTCCTCTGATTGGCCCGCGCTGCCGTGTGACATCACCATGCCCTTCTGGGATTGGACAATGCTGCTTGTGGTCTGTGTGTATACCGTGATGCAAGGAGCCCTCTACTATCTCCCCTTCGGTGAA GTAGAGCATCGGGGAAAGGATAAGGATGGAAATGCCTTAAAGTACAACTGTAATG GTTTACATGCGTTTGTGCTGAGCTCAGCTGTGTTGGTGGGcatgtggagtggtggtgtgttCAAGGCCCAAGAGGTGACAGCCAATATCTACTCTCTTATGTGGGCCTCCTACCTCTGCTCCCTACTCATGGCCTCTCTCCTATACCTCCACTCATCACCTCACTCTGGTAAGGTTTTACACca ACGATCAAACCCACGCAAAGCTACTGGGCCGGATGGTGGTGTCAGTAACAGGACTTTGAAAATGTGTGCAGAGGATCTGGCGCAGCCCTTTCAAAGACTTTTCCAGTGGTCCATAGACACTG GCTCCTCGATCCGAGCGTTTGCTCTTGGCCAGGACATTAACCACCGAGTATTTGGCATCAACATGAAACACTTCTTCATGGTCAGGATCGGATTCATGGGATGg GGTATGGTCGTAATATGTTACCTGTTGGCGGAGCTGGAGAAAGATGGCGTCGTTTCTCTTCCAATGCTCCTGGTGGTGACCTTTCAACTCCTATACATCCTGGATTTCCTTGTAGATGAG GCGTCAGTGTTGCCTACCAAGGAGTTTACGCAGGACGGGATTGGCTTCCTGATGATCCAGGGGGAGTACATCTACATTCCATTCTACTCTAGCTCCGCCCCTTACTTCCTGCTCCAGAGGCCCGGGGCCATCAGCCTGCCCGCTGCTCTCCTCATCTGTCTCCTCTATG GTCTTGGTTTCATCATGTATTATATTTCCAATGACCAAAAGGACCGTTTTCGCAAAGACCCGAGTGACCCAACTATTGCAG GTCTGAAGACCATTGCCAGTCCCAGTGGGCAGGACCTGCTGGTGTCAAGCTGGTTTGGATGGGTGCGGCACCCGAACTACTTAGGGGACATCATGATGACCTGGGCTTGGACACTCCCCTGTG GGTTCTCCAGCGTTCTGCCGTACGTTCCGGCTCTGCTGTGCACCAACCTGCTGCGGGAGAGGGccctggagatggaggagggctgCGAGGAGAAGCACGGGGAGGCCTGGAGGGAGTACTGCCGCAAGGTGCCCTACCAGCTGATACCCCATGTCTACTGA
- the LOC134453966 gene encoding olfactory receptor 1D2-like, which translates to MTCILYIVIIFINATIIFTVRVDKALHEPMYIFLANLSINALYGTVGFYPKFLIDLLSDVAKVSYSQCLTQTIIIYSSSICDMTTLTAMAFDRYVAICKPLQYHSILTSRTVFKLLSLAWLYPLSVSIMVIILATREGRRRFTQTCLPHITAILVCILSLLFDLSYSWAATTRLPLALRNALGMQFLILPPICNPLVYGLQLPKMRRAILKAAVLKAYLKQPKVTKNKCIHRRHH; encoded by the exons ATGACATGTATATTGTACATCGTGATTATTTTCATAAACGCTACAATTATCTTCACAGTCAGGGTGGACAAAGCCCTGCATGAACCGATGTACATATTTCTGGCAAACCTGTCCATTAATGCACTGTACGGCACGGTTGGTTTCTACCCGAAATTTCTAATAGATTTGCTTTCTGATGTAGCAAAGGTCTCCTACTCACAGTGTCTCACGCAGACAATTATTATTTACTCGTCGTCCATTTGTGATATGACGACTTTGACAGCGATGGCTTTTGACAGGTATGTGGCGATCTGTAAACCACTACAGTATCACAGCATCCTGACATCTCGCACGGTCTTCAAGCTACTGTCACTCGCCTGGCTGTATCCCCTGTCAGTGTCGATCATGGTCATCATTCTCGCT ACCCGGGAGGGCCGGAGACGCTTTACCCAGACCTGTCTGCCCCACATCACTGCCATCTTGGTGTGCATATTGTCCCTGCTGTTTGACCTGTCCTACAGCTGGGCTGCTACCACTAGGCTTCCCCTGGCCCTCAGGAACGCCCTGGGCATGCAGTTTCTCATCCTGCCCCCGATATGCAATCCCCTGGTCTACGGCCTACAGCTGCCAAAGATGCGCAGAGCGATCCTCAAAGCAGCTGTTCTCAAGGCATACTTAAAACAACCTAAGGTCACCAAAAATAAATGCATTCATAGAAGACATCATTAA